The nucleotide window TGCACCCGCAGCCACGCGTGGAGCTGCTCGGGTGTTTCAAACGTATGGCGCGCCTTATCGCTCATGTATTGATAGCCGCTTGCGCATATTCGACGCGGGCTACAGCCCGATTTCTCTTATAAAACTTACTTCACCGGAATCGGCAGCTCCGCGGGCACGGGCACCGCCGTCACGCTGTTTTTGGGGCTGCCGTCGATGATCTTGTCGGAGTACGACAGATAGACCAGGGTGTTGCGTTTCACGTCCACCATGCGCACCACGCGGACGTGTTTGAAGAGGAAGGAGGCGCTGGCCTTGAACACCTCGTCTTGCTTGTCGATCTTCTCTTTGAAGCGGATGGGGCCGACCTGGCGGCAGGCCACGGCGGCGTCTGAGGTGTCTTCTGCCAAGCCCAGCGCACCGGAGTAGCCGCCGGTTTTGGCGTGTGACAGATAACAGGCCACGCCGTCCACCGCCGGGTCGTCAAACACATCGACCACCACCTTGTCGTTGGGGCTGAGCAGTTTGAAGGTGGTGCTGACGCTGCCAACGGTCTCGGCGCTGGCGGCCAGCGCAAGGCTGCTGAGCAGCAGCAAGGCAAATCGTTTTTTCATGGCGAACTCTCTTGGTAAAAATAGGGCGGGTGCTTCATTGTGTGCCATGCACACCACCCCCGAGCCTGAAGACGCGGCGCAACGCTGAACGCCCCGCGCACTACTGCGTCAGCGGTGCGTATTTGCGCAGCAGCTCCGGCGCCTTGTCCTGGCGCAGCTTGCCCAGTTTGGCCCACAGGCGTTCGGCGCGCTCGGGGTCTTGCGCCACAAACTGGTGGCTCAGCATCAGGTAATAGGCCTTGGTCTCCAGCGGGATGGCGATCTTCTCCACCTCTGGCATGGGGTGCGTGCTCAGGTAGTTGTCGCCCACCAGCTCTTGCATGGCATAGCCCTGGATGCGGCCCTTGGATAACTTCTGGAAGTTCTGCTCGGTGGTCTTGGCGTCTTCGGCTTTCAGGCCTTTGCGGTTGAGTTCGGCGCCAATGGAAAAAGTGGAGTTGAAGCCAATGGCGCCATCGCCCAGGCCGGAGACTGCGCGCCCGTCCCAGTTGAAGGGCGAGCCCTTGAGCCGGTACAACACATACGACTGGCTGAACACGCGCGCGGACTCGTCTGGCTTGCCGTCTTTCAGGGGGTAACGGCCGTAGTGCAAGCGCTCGGGCGCGTAGGAGTAGGCAAAAGTGGCATCAATATCGCCGCTCTGCAGACGCCGAAAGCTGCGCAGCTGGGGCGCACGTTCAAACACCACGGTGAGCCCCATTTCCTGGGCCACCATTTGCACCAGCTCCACGACAAGGCCGGGCGCGTAGGGCATGTCGGTGCCGCTGCCCATTTGGTAGGGCGCCACTTCGATGTCTGAGTACGCCACGCGCAGTTTTTGTGCCCACACCGGGCTGGCAGGCAACAGAGCCAGCGCAGCGGTAACCAGCAGCGTCCAGCGTGTCATGTTTTGTCTCCGCTTGTTTTGACCCAGTATTACCTGTGGGCGCGGGCTGTCAAGCGCAACCGCTAACGCAGCAGCACCAGGATGACGTGGATGGCGATGCTGGACAGGAGGAAGTAAGGCACATTCACCAGCGCATAGAGCAGCGGGCGCGGGATGTTGGGGTTGATGGCGACATTCAACGCCGTGGAGCCCAGATAGCCCAGCCCCACGAGCGCGCCCAGGGCTGCGGCGCCCACTGCAGAGTCGATGTGCAGCAGCGGCAGCAAGATGGCGCCGGTGATGGCAACGACGAGGCTGCAGACAAAGGGCCCGATCAGGAAGATGGGGGCCAGTTTTCCCGGGGGGCTGTTTTCTCGGCCCAAGGCCCGCGCATACGGTTTGGCAAACAGCACCGCAAACCACACGCCGCCCATGGCGAACGACGCCACGCATGTGGCCACCAACACACCAAGCCAGGGGATGGCGCCAAACTCATGCAGCATGGGGCACCTCCTGCAGCTTGGCCATGGGGCGGGAAAACACGTTCACCACATTGCCGTCCGGGTCGCGCAGCAGCATGGAGCGGTTGCCCCAGGGCATGGTGGTCGGTGGCATGGCGGTGTCCAGGGTCGCTTCGCCCAATTGCTGGTGCAGGGCGTCCACATCGTCCACCTCAAATTCGAGGATGGCGGACCGGTTGGCCGCAGCGCGGGCTGCCCCCGCGTTGAACTGTTGGACCATGCGCTCGGTGGAAATGGCGAGCACCAGGCCTGCGATGCGCAGCTCCGCAAAGTCTGGCACCGGCCGGGTGGCGGCTACGCCGGTCAGGCGCGTATAGAAGTACACCAGCTTGTCGACGCTGGCAGGGTCGCCGGTCACAAGGCGAACAGAGGCAAATTTCATCAAGGGCTCCTGGGTAGTAACAAGGAGCCAAGACTAGGCTTAGAGGCTGTCAGTTTCTGGCAGTACGGTGAATCGCTTGTCGGGTGTGAGGGTTAGCCGCCAGGCCTTGAGCAGCGCCTGTTTGCGCTGGGGGGTGCGGGTGTCCAGCAGCTCGGCGCTGGCGATGCGGTCGGTGCGGAAGTAGCGAAAATCTTGCCGCAGTTCGCACCAGCACATGAGCACGCGCGCGTGCTCGAAGTAGGCCAGGGCAAACGGCCAGACGGTGCGCTGGGACTGGGCGCCCTGGGCATCCTGGTAGGTGATGTGCAGCTTGTGCTCCGTGCGCACTGCCTTGCGCAGGAGTTCGGGGGCCACGGTCACGGCCAGCGGTTCGTGGTCTGCGCTCTGGCCACTCGGGTTTCTCTGCCGGGTGGCCACCAACAAGGCCGATGCCTCCAGGTCATGGCGCTGCTCCGGGGGCAGCACCGCCGCAATGCGTGCCAATGCGCTGCGCGCCGCAGCGGCCAAACCCGCATCGGTCTGCTGCGCCACCCAGCGCGCACCCAACACCAAAGACTCGACTTCTTCGGGCGTGAACATCAGCGGCGGCAGCACGAACCCGGGTTTGAGCATGTAGCCCACGCCTGGCTCCCCGTCGATCTTTGCGCCCTGTGCCTGCAGGCTGGCAATGTCACGGTAGAGCGTGCGAATGCTGATGCCCAACTGCTGCGCCAGTGCCTGGCCACTCACCGCGCGGCGGTGGCTGCGCAGGATGTGGAGCAGATCAAAAAGGCGGGCCAAACGGGACATGCGGCGGATGATACGGTGGCAGTGGCATACCATCCCCAAGTACCGACAACCCAACCGCTGGACCCCTGAAGTGCACCGCCGCTTTTTTCTCCCCATGCTTCTGTGCTTGCCACTGCCCGGCTTGGTGTGGGCAGCGCCTGAGCGAGAGACAGAGGCAGATGCAGAGGACCAGCCCCCCAAGCAGCCCAGCTACAAAGTGTCTGCAGCGCAACTGCAGGCGGGCGTGGCGCAACGCTTCCCGTTGCGTTACCCGGTGGCGGGGCTGATGAATCTGGATGTGCAGGTGCCCACGCTGCGCCTGCTGCCCGCGCTGAACCGGCTGAATGCAACCATGGTGGTGGAGGCCGCAGGCCCGGCGCTCAACCGCAGCCACCAGGGCACGCTGGATGTGGAGTTTGCGTTGCGTTACGAGGCCACAGACCGCACGGTGCGCGCGCACCAGTTGCGCCTGGCGCGGTTGCAGTTCCCCAGCCTGCAGCCCAGTGTGGTGGCGCTGCTCAACACGTATGGCCCCGCGCTGGCCGAGCGCACGCTGCTGGAAGTGGTGGTGCACACGCTGCGACCGCAAGACCTGGCGCTGCCCGACACGCTGGGCATGCAGCCGGGCAGCATCACGGTGACGAACGAGGGGCTGACGATAGGTTTTGTGCCAAAGTCGCTGTCGTAGCGCCTGCGGATTGCTGCGATTTCAGTAGCTTCTTACGCAAATTCCATGAGGGCTGCAGCCTACTATGTTTGCAAAAACCAACATTAAGAAATGAATTCTGGTTACCGCATCTGATCAACGGCATGATTCCCATACTGCAGCATGAGGCATATCCTGAAATTGCGCCCATAGCGGCGGCTGTATTAAAAAAGCAATTTCATAACAGATTCAGGGAGTGTATTGATATGGACATTCGGAAGATTTTCTTGGCTGCTATGACTCTAAGTGCCATCTCTGTCTCGGCACAGTCTCCAACGGATTTACCACCCAAGCCAAACAACCCCCAACTTGCCGCTGCTTTTGAGCAGGCCCAAGCTTTGCTGGTGAAGGCGAGAGATCCCGCTTTCATGAGCATGTCAGTAACGAACGGTAGTTGGCCGTGCAATGTGCCCAATCTAGAGCTCCGAAAACTCGCAGGCGCCCTCAGCGACAACGAAGATGATGCCGGGATGAAACGCCTCAAGCGTTTGAGTTCGGTCAATTTGAATATGCGTCAAAGGGTCCAGGTCAAGGATGTTCAGATTGTTCCGATCAAGGCAACCTGCAAAAACGGCAAGCTGGATGGCCCCCTTGAATTCATGATGGAGCTGACACGTGTCTTGGATACGGCTGCAGGGATGGACGTATCGGAAATGCGCACGAGGTCACGCCACTCAATGACTCTGAGTGCTGG belongs to Rhodoferax saidenbachensis and includes:
- a CDS encoding helix-turn-helix transcriptional regulator, coding for MSRLARLFDLLHILRSHRRAVSGQALAQQLGISIRTLYRDIASLQAQGAKIDGEPGVGYMLKPGFVLPPLMFTPEEVESLVLGARWVAQQTDAGLAAAARSALARIAAVLPPEQRHDLEASALLVATRQRNPSGQSADHEPLAVTVAPELLRKAVRTEHKLHITYQDAQGAQSQRTVWPFALAYFEHARVLMCWCELRQDFRYFRTDRIASAELLDTRTPQRKQALLKAWRLTLTPDKRFTVLPETDSL
- a CDS encoding CreA family protein, which gives rise to MKKRFALLLLSSLALAASAETVGSVSTTFKLLSPNDKVVVDVFDDPAVDGVACYLSHAKTGGYSGALGLAEDTSDAAVACRQVGPIRFKEKIDKQDEVFKASASFLFKHVRVVRMVDVKRNTLVYLSYSDKIIDGSPKNSVTAVPVPAELPIPVK
- a CDS encoding DUF1761 domain-containing protein; translation: MLHEFGAIPWLGVLVATCVASFAMGGVWFAVLFAKPYARALGRENSPPGKLAPIFLIGPFVCSLVVAITGAILLPLLHIDSAVGAAALGALVGLGYLGSTALNVAINPNIPRPLLYALVNVPYFLLSSIAIHVILVLLR
- a CDS encoding VOC family protein, whose protein sequence is MKFASVRLVTGDPASVDKLVYFYTRLTGVAATRPVPDFAELRIAGLVLAISTERMVQQFNAGAARAAANRSAILEFEVDDVDALHQQLGEATLDTAMPPTTMPWGNRSMLLRDPDGNVVNVFSRPMAKLQEVPHAA
- a CDS encoding substrate-binding periplasmic protein, which gives rise to MTRWTLLVTAALALLPASPVWAQKLRVAYSDIEVAPYQMGSGTDMPYAPGLVVELVQMVAQEMGLTVVFERAPQLRSFRRLQSGDIDATFAYSYAPERLHYGRYPLKDGKPDESARVFSQSYVLYRLKGSPFNWDGRAVSGLGDGAIGFNSTFSIGAELNRKGLKAEDAKTTEQNFQKLSKGRIQGYAMQELVGDNYLSTHPMPEVEKIAIPLETKAYYLMLSHQFVAQDPERAERLWAKLGKLRQDKAPELLRKYAPLTQ